A region of Roseobacter litoralis Och 149 DNA encodes the following proteins:
- a CDS encoding aldolase, which yields MTAENRLREQICQLAKSMFDRGLTGGSTGNISARTDDGGLLVSPTGTSFGRLDPGRLSRFDATGKLIGGDAPTKEMPLHSAFYDTRSTAGAVVHLHCCHAVALSMMPDADEDNFLPPLTPYAIMKLGKVRLLPFFRPGDAAMGKAVRSLAGKRSAVMLANHGPVVAGKDVEAACNAIEELEDTARLALMTRGLQPRMLNAAQITDIVTHFDVDWEE from the coding sequence ATGACCGCAGAAAATCGCCTCAGGGAACAGATCTGCCAGTTGGCGAAATCTATGTTTGACCGTGGTTTGACGGGCGGCAGTACCGGCAATATCTCGGCGCGCACGGATGATGGGGGACTTTTGGTCTCGCCAACCGGTACAAGTTTCGGGCGCCTTGATCCGGGTCGGTTAAGCCGCTTTGATGCAACGGGAAAATTGATCGGTGGTGATGCGCCGACCAAGGAAATGCCCTTGCATTCAGCATTTTATGATACCCGCTCGACCGCAGGGGCGGTTGTGCACTTGCATTGCTGTCACGCTGTCGCGCTTTCCATGATGCCGGACGCGGATGAAGACAATTTTCTGCCGCCGCTGACGCCCTATGCCATCATGAAGCTTGGCAAGGTCAGGCTGCTGCCGTTCTTTCGGCCCGGTGATGCGGCAATGGGCAAGGCCGTGCGCAGTCTGGCGGGCAAACGCAGCGCGGTGATGTTGGCCAACCATGGCCCGGTGGTGGCCGGAAAAGACGTGGAGGCGGCGTGCAACGCGATCGAAGAGCTTGAGGATACCGCACGGTTGGCGTTGATGACACGCGGGCTTCAGCCCCGGATGCTGAATGCGGCACAGATCACCGATATCGTGACGCACTTTGACGTAGATTGGGAGGAATGA
- a CDS encoding carboxymuconolactone decarboxylase family protein — MATVSLISDDAASPEVLAVFDDIRAVRGTDFINNFWRALAHDPALLKATWERLKVVMGPGDLDPLVKEMIYIAVSTANGCSYCVHSHTAAAKAKGMSDAQHGELAAVIGMAMQTNGLVTALQVKVDEVFKA; from the coding sequence ATGGCGACGGTTTCGCTGATATCCGATGACGCGGCCAGCCCTGAGGTGCTGGCCGTGTTCGACGACATACGTGCTGTGCGCGGGACGGATTTCATCAATAACTTCTGGCGCGCGCTGGCGCATGACCCGGCGTTGCTCAAAGCCACGTGGGAGCGGCTGAAAGTCGTAATGGGCCCCGGTGATCTCGACCCATTGGTCAAGGAGATGATCTACATCGCCGTTTCCACCGCCAACGGCTGTTCCTACTGCGTGCACTCCCACACCGCAGCCGCCAAAGCAAAAGGCATGAGCGACGCACAACACGGAGAACTGGCCGCCGTCATCGGCATGGCGATGCAAACCAATGGGCTGGTCACGGCGCTGCAGGTGAAGGTCGACGAGGTGTTCAAGGCATGA
- a CDS encoding urease accessory protein UreD codes for MRTATPLDQPRAIGFARVSSKRVNGGSGIDGLRQSGALKLLFPTSRHIVQATLINTAGGVTGGDRFEIDGCAGAGSRLTMTTQAAERAYGAQVGQTGEIKTNLKAEAGSHLFWLPQETILYKNAAIDRHLSVNLSTGAEFLMVEPVLFGRRAMGEDVSALAFRDRIDIRRDGAPIYHDAIHLQGDVAAHLDRPAIGGGARAMASLVWVSPDAQGRIDALRRIIGASGGVSLLHKDVLVMRLLATDGYILRRSLIPVLDLITDDTLPQSWRL; via the coding sequence ATGCGCACTGCCACACCGCTGGACCAACCCCGCGCCATCGGCTTTGCCCGTGTCAGCAGCAAGCGGGTCAATGGTGGCTCTGGCATCGACGGATTGCGACAGTCGGGCGCGCTGAAGCTCTTGTTTCCAACATCCCGCCACATCGTTCAGGCGACCCTGATCAACACAGCAGGCGGTGTCACAGGGGGCGACCGGTTTGAAATTGACGGCTGTGCCGGTGCGGGGTCCCGGTTGACCATGACGACGCAGGCGGCAGAGCGCGCATATGGCGCACAAGTTGGCCAAACCGGCGAGATCAAAACAAACCTCAAAGCCGAAGCAGGCAGCCACCTTTTCTGGCTGCCACAGGAGACGATCCTCTACAAAAATGCCGCAATCGACCGCCATCTCAGCGTGAACCTCAGCACGGGGGCCGAGTTCCTGATGGTTGAACCGGTCCTCTTTGGGCGCAGGGCCATGGGTGAAGATGTCAGCGCTCTCGCCTTTCGGGATCGCATTGATATCCGACGTGACGGCGCGCCGATTTACCACGACGCCATTCACTTACAGGGCGATGTGGCCGCGCACCTCGACAGACCGGCGATTGGCGGTGGCGCGCGCGCGATGGCAAGCCTCGTGTGGGTGTCACCTGATGCACAAGGGCGCATTGATGCATTGCGCCGGATAATTGGTGCCTCAGGCGGCGTCAGCCTTTTGCACAAGGATGTTCTGGTCATGCGCCTTTTGGCCACGGATGGGTATATCCTGCGGCGCTCCTTGATACCCGTGCTGGACCTGATCACGGATGACACTCTTCCCCAAAGCTGGAGGCTATAG
- the ltnD gene encoding L-threonate dehydrogenase: MENTRQTAVIGLGSMGYGIALSALRGGHQTYGFDVNAEQAARFLADGGQTGALGDLAPQLEVVVVVVLNAAQTESVLFGDNGVVADLANGAVVIACATVPPDFAESMSARCAEYGVHYLDAPISGGSIKAAQGKLSIMAAGTPEAFDAARPVLDSIAETVFELGDSAGAGSAMKAVNQLLAGVHIATMAEALTFGMTQGVSPDKFVEVISKCAGTSWMLENRAPHIVAGDYTPHSSVNIWPKDLGIVLDIAKNAQFSAPITAAALQQFVAAAGQGLGHEDDAAVAKVYARNAGLTLPGES; this comes from the coding sequence ATGGAAAACACGCGACAGACAGCCGTCATCGGCCTGGGCTCCATGGGGTATGGCATCGCCTTATCGGCGCTGCGCGGGGGGCATCAGACTTATGGATTTGATGTGAACGCGGAACAAGCTGCGCGTTTCCTTGCCGACGGCGGGCAGACTGGCGCGCTTGGCGATCTTGCCCCGCAGCTAGAGGTCGTGGTGGTCGTTGTGCTGAACGCTGCCCAGACGGAATCCGTGTTGTTCGGCGACAACGGGGTGGTGGCAGACTTGGCCAATGGGGCGGTCGTTATCGCTTGTGCCACGGTGCCTCCGGACTTTGCAGAATCCATGAGTGCCAGATGCGCGGAATATGGTGTGCACTATCTGGATGCGCCAATCTCGGGCGGGTCGATCAAGGCGGCTCAGGGTAAGTTGTCGATCATGGCAGCGGGTACGCCAGAAGCATTTGACGCCGCGCGCCCTGTTCTGGACAGCATCGCAGAAACGGTTTTTGAACTGGGCGACAGCGCCGGGGCGGGATCGGCGATGAAGGCCGTCAATCAACTGCTGGCAGGGGTGCATATTGCAACCATGGCCGAAGCGCTGACCTTTGGTATGACGCAAGGGGTCAGCCCGGACAAGTTTGTCGAGGTGATCAGCAAATGTGCGGGCACCAGCTGGATGCTGGAAAACCGCGCACCGCACATTGTTGCGGGCGATTACACACCGCATAGTTCGGTGAACATCTGGCCCAAGGATCTTGGTATCGTGCTCGATATAGCCAAAAACGCGCAGTTCAGCGCGCCGATCACAGCAGCCGCCCTTCAACAGTTTGTCGCGGCAGCGGGGCAGGGATTGGGCCACGAGGATGACGCGGCCGTCGCCAAAGTATACGCGCGCAACGCCGGGCTCACGCTGCCCGGTGAAAGCTGA
- a CDS encoding isocitrate/isopropylmalate dehydrogenase family protein, with protein sequence MQNAYKIAVFEGDGIGPEITAPTVEILRALSERAAYDFDFIPCAAGAAHYAQFGESLPEASMTQAQSADAILLSAMGLPSVRYRDGTEISPQIELRKKLDLFAGVRPVRIFPGLNTPLKLTPDQEVDFVLIRESTEGLFHTQGCGEVTQDEARETLLITRETSEKLFRFAFDLTKSRKASGRGKGRLTCVDKANVFRAFAFFRALFDAEAAKHGDVQADHAYVDATALWFVLKPWEFDVLVTENMFGDILSDLGAGLMGGLGVAPSADMGLDHAVFQPCHGSAPDIAGRGVANPMAMILSAAMMLVWLGERHDCAGLKRDGSQLQAAVEAVIGAGHHLTADMGGVASTAEAARAVLDSVLKQ encoded by the coding sequence ATGCAAAACGCCTATAAGATCGCTGTTTTCGAGGGGGACGGCATTGGCCCCGAGATCACGGCCCCCACCGTCGAGATATTACGCGCCCTGTCCGAGCGTGCCGCCTATGATTTCGATTTCATCCCCTGTGCTGCGGGGGCCGCGCATTACGCGCAGTTCGGAGAGTCTTTGCCGGAGGCGTCCATGACGCAGGCGCAGTCGGCTGATGCAATCCTGCTCTCCGCCATGGGGTTGCCATCGGTGCGCTATCGCGATGGCACCGAAATCTCGCCACAGATCGAACTGCGCAAGAAACTCGATCTGTTTGCGGGTGTGCGACCAGTTCGGATATTTCCGGGGCTGAACACGCCCTTGAAGCTTACACCTGACCAAGAGGTGGATTTCGTGCTGATCCGCGAAAGCACCGAAGGGCTGTTTCATACGCAAGGCTGTGGGGAAGTTACCCAGGATGAGGCGCGCGAAACGCTCCTGATCACGCGCGAGACATCTGAAAAACTGTTCCGTTTTGCCTTTGATCTGACAAAATCGCGCAAGGCATCAGGCCGCGGAAAGGGACGTCTGACCTGTGTGGACAAGGCAAATGTGTTTCGCGCATTCGCCTTTTTTCGCGCACTTTTTGATGCGGAGGCCGCCAAACACGGCGATGTGCAGGCGGATCACGCTTATGTCGATGCCACGGCCTTGTGGTTTGTCCTTAAGCCTTGGGAATTCGATGTTTTGGTCACGGAAAACATGTTCGGCGACATCTTGTCTGACCTCGGCGCAGGTCTGATGGGGGGCTTGGGCGTTGCCCCTTCGGCTGACATGGGTCTGGATCATGCAGTGTTCCAGCCCTGTCATGGATCGGCCCCGGATATCGCGGGGCGGGGCGTGGCCAATCCGATGGCCATGATCCTGTCGGCGGCAATGATGCTGGTTTGGTTGGGGGAACGACATGACTGTGCAGGCCTGAAACGCGACGGCAGCCAGTTGCAGGCGGCCGTAGAAGCCGTCATCGGTGCGGGTCACCATCTTACGGCGGATATGGGTGGCGTGGCCAGCACGGCAGAAGCAGCCCGCGCCGTCCTGGACAGCGTACTAAAGCAATGA
- a CDS encoding cyclase family protein gives MCDACVINAVKDKMLSRRNFFKASAMTGAAAALGGVVATPQAMAAGHGGVVDMTHKLSPDFPTFFGVPGISMEQPFNFAEHGFNLMNLSINEHTATHIDAPLHFSADGASVDEIPVTDLVIPLCVIDIAAKAAEDADAQVTPDDLKAWIAANGDIPERACIAMHSGWAGKTATDAYVGNDADGVKHFPGFHVEAAQMLVEETTAVCMAVDTLSLDHGPSPDFATHYAWLPEGRYGIENLAGLDNVPAAGATLVVGAPNHVGGTGGPARIFAMV, from the coding sequence ATGTGTGATGCTTGCGTGATAAACGCCGTGAAGGACAAGATGCTGTCGCGGCGGAATTTTTTCAAAGCCAGCGCCATGACAGGTGCTGCAGCGGCCCTTGGCGGTGTCGTGGCCACCCCGCAAGCGATGGCGGCCGGACACGGCGGTGTGGTCGATATGACCCACAAGCTCAGCCCCGATTTCCCGACGTTCTTTGGCGTGCCCGGTATTTCCATGGAACAGCCGTTCAATTTTGCCGAGCACGGGTTCAACCTGATGAACCTCAGTATCAACGAACACACGGCCACCCATATCGACGCGCCACTGCATTTTTCCGCCGATGGGGCCAGTGTGGATGAAATCCCGGTGACCGATCTTGTGATCCCGCTCTGTGTGATCGACATTGCCGCCAAAGCGGCAGAGGACGCGGACGCGCAAGTCACCCCGGATGATCTGAAAGCATGGATCGCAGCGAACGGCGATATCCCGGAGCGCGCCTGCATCGCGATGCATTCCGGTTGGGCAGGCAAGACCGCGACCGATGCCTATGTGGGCAATGACGCGGATGGCGTGAAACACTTCCCCGGTTTCCATGTGGAGGCCGCACAGATGCTGGTCGAAGAAACCACCGCCGTTTGCATGGCCGTGGATACGCTCTCGCTGGATCACGGGCCGTCCCCCGATTTCGCAACCCATTACGCTTGGCTGCCCGAAGGCCGCTACGGCATCGAAAACCTCGCAGGGCTGGACAATGTGCCCGCTGCCGGGGCGACCTTGGTCGTGGGCGCACCCAACCATGTGGGCGGCACCGGTGGCCCTGCGCGCATCTTTGCGATGGTCTGA
- a CDS encoding Gfo/Idh/MocA family protein: MTNALRLACVGAGYFSQFHLGSWARIKDVEVVGVADTQISAAQATGCPAYSDTGEMIQRTSPDILDIILPPAAQAATINTALEAGVKTIICQKPFCTSLEQAKEAAARAAHAQARLIVHENFRFMPWYRAIKAEIARGGIGDVHQAVFRLRPGDGQGPDAYLDRQPYFQKMPAFLVHETAVHWIDTFRFLFGDPVSVYADLRRLNPVIAGEDAGYIIFEHKGGIRSVFDGNRHLDHASDNLRRTMGEALIEGTGGTLSLFGDGRVEKRVFGSAETTLLLPPDRWDGFGGDCVHALQTHVVAGLRGSGMFENEAEEYCKVIRIRDAIYRSAQEGAKVLVT; this comes from the coding sequence ATGACAAACGCGCTGCGCCTTGCCTGCGTCGGGGCGGGCTATTTCAGCCAGTTCCATCTGGGATCATGGGCGCGGATCAAAGACGTTGAAGTCGTTGGTGTTGCTGATACGCAAATTTCAGCGGCGCAGGCGACAGGCTGCCCGGCCTATTCAGACACGGGCGAAATGATCCAACGCACATCACCGGATATTCTGGACATTATTTTGCCCCCGGCAGCGCAGGCTGCCACTATCAATACGGCCCTTGAGGCTGGCGTCAAAACGATCATCTGCCAAAAGCCCTTTTGCACGTCCCTCGAGCAAGCAAAAGAAGCCGCCGCGCGCGCGGCACATGCGCAGGCGCGGCTGATCGTGCATGAGAATTTTCGCTTCATGCCGTGGTACCGCGCCATCAAGGCTGAGATCGCGCGTGGTGGCATTGGCGATGTGCATCAGGCCGTGTTTCGGTTGCGCCCCGGCGATGGTCAGGGCCCCGATGCCTATCTGGACCGACAGCCCTATTTCCAAAAGATGCCTGCGTTTTTGGTCCACGAAACCGCCGTGCATTGGATTGACACCTTCCGGTTTCTCTTTGGTGATCCGGTCTCGGTCTATGCCGATCTACGTCGCCTGAACCCGGTGATTGCGGGCGAAGATGCAGGCTATATTATCTTTGAACACAAAGGCGGTATCAGGTCGGTTTTTGATGGGAACAGGCATCTTGACCACGCAAGCGACAACCTGCGGCGCACCATGGGCGAGGCCTTGATTGAAGGGACTGGCGGGACGCTGTCCCTGTTCGGCGACGGGCGGGTTGAAAAACGGGTCTTTGGTTCAGCAGAAACAACGCTCTTGTTGCCCCCCGACCGGTGGGATGGATTTGGCGGGGATTGCGTGCATGCGCTGCAAACACATGTGGTTGCTGGCTTGCGGGGGAGCGGCATGTTCGAAAACGAAGCGGAAGAGTACTGCAAAGTCATCCGCATCCGCGATGCCATTTACCGATCCGCACAAGAGGGTGCGAAGGTGCTCGTGACATGA
- a CDS encoding urease subunit beta, with the protein MIPGEIMPKEGNITLNEGAEAITLMVANTGDRPVQVGSHYHFAEANAALEFDRDTARGMRLDITAGTAVRFEPGQRRDVQLIPISGARRIFGFNQQVMGDL; encoded by the coding sequence ATGATCCCCGGAGAAATCATGCCCAAAGAGGGTAACATCACCCTGAATGAAGGGGCCGAGGCCATCACGCTGATGGTGGCAAACACAGGGGATCGCCCGGTGCAGGTCGGCAGTCATTACCACTTCGCTGAGGCAAACGCGGCGCTGGAGTTTGACCGCGACACCGCGCGCGGCATGCGTCTCGACATTACCGCAGGAACCGCCGTACGCTTTGAACCAGGCCAGAGACGCGACGTGCAGCTGATCCCGATATCAGGTGCGCGGCGTATCTTCGGGTTCAATCAGCAGGTCATGGGTGATCTCTAA
- a CDS encoding putative quinol monooxygenase, whose protein sequence is MFAVTVTFSLKAGRAEKFMPLMYENARASLENEVGCLQFDVATDSARPEEVFLYEIYSDAAAFDAHLRTAHFQAFDTATGDMIAAKDIKTYRSVVQ, encoded by the coding sequence ATGTTTGCAGTCACGGTCACATTCTCCCTTAAAGCGGGGCGCGCTGAAAAATTCATGCCGCTGATGTATGAGAACGCGAGGGCGTCGTTGGAGAATGAGGTCGGCTGCCTGCAGTTTGACGTGGCAACAGACAGCGCGCGCCCGGAGGAGGTTTTTCTGTACGAGATATATTCAGACGCTGCCGCATTTGACGCACATCTTCGCACTGCGCATTTTCAGGCCTTCGATACCGCAACCGGCGATATGATTGCAGCCAAGGACATTAAAACCTACCGGAGTGTCGTTCAGTGA
- a CDS encoding GntR family transcriptional regulator, with protein sequence MTDINAASNTQRAIRMLRDLIFSGDLSPGSDHLETELAARLGMSRTPVREAALSLQAQGLVEVRPRRGVRVLGVSSQDMCEIYDVLTLLESHAAERAAGQGYGSDDLRALEAAIDEMDTALARDDREAWARADDAFHLELVRLGGNQRIEAIVAMMADQVRRARVMTLYMRPSPVRSNADHRAVYAAIAAGQPDQARRLHQSHRRVARDMLVGLLAKHKLHRL encoded by the coding sequence ATGACGGACATCAATGCCGCATCTAACACGCAGCGCGCGATCAGGATGTTGCGTGACCTCATTTTCAGCGGTGATCTGAGCCCCGGATCGGATCATCTGGAAACCGAGCTTGCTGCGCGGTTGGGCATGTCGCGTACGCCCGTGCGCGAGGCGGCGTTGTCGCTACAGGCGCAGGGTCTTGTTGAGGTGCGCCCGCGCCGTGGTGTCCGTGTGCTGGGCGTGTCGTCGCAAGATATGTGTGAGATATACGATGTGCTTACCCTGCTTGAAAGCCACGCCGCTGAGCGCGCCGCCGGACAGGGCTATGGTTCGGATGATCTGCGCGCGCTGGAAGCGGCTATCGACGAGATGGACACAGCCCTTGCACGTGACGACCGGGAGGCATGGGCCCGTGCGGATGATGCCTTTCATCTTGAACTGGTGCGTTTGGGTGGGAACCAGCGCATCGAGGCCATCGTGGCAATGATGGCGGATCAGGTGCGCCGCGCGCGCGTCATGACGCTTTATATGCGCCCCTCTCCTGTGCGCTCGAATGCAGATCACCGGGCGGTTTACGCGGCCATCGCAGCAGGCCAGCCGGATCAAGCGCGCAGGCTGCATCAAAGCCACAGGCGCGTCGCACGCGACATGTTGGTCGGCCTGCTGGCCAAGCACAAATTGCATCGCCTTTAA
- a CDS encoding N-acyl homoserine lactonase family protein, which yields MSTWEVHAIKYADRNSRTRRDSFIFDDNHDAPHPMDYFIWLLRRGNEVILVDTGYDQPEAQNRDRPIRMDPVAALRPLGILPEQIDHVIVTHLHYDHAGGLHLFPNAKLHMQAAEMAYATGPCMCHDTLRMPFTADHICEAVKRLYAGKVIFYEGDAEVADGVSVHCIGGHSRGLQAVRVRTQAGWLVLASDAAHYYENVFARKPFPIVVDLQNMLDGFATLERLASSPDLIIPGHDPLVAALFPQGAAAHIRRLDQGPTSPVPR from the coding sequence GTGAGCACATGGGAAGTACACGCCATCAAATATGCGGATCGAAACAGCCGCACACGGCGCGACAGCTTTATCTTTGATGACAATCACGACGCGCCCCATCCGATGGATTATTTCATATGGCTGCTGCGTCGAGGCAACGAGGTGATCCTCGTGGACACTGGATATGACCAGCCAGAAGCGCAAAATCGCGATCGTCCCATCCGGATGGACCCTGTTGCCGCCTTGCGCCCCCTTGGGATACTGCCGGAGCAGATCGACCACGTGATCGTCACCCATCTGCACTACGATCACGCGGGCGGCTTGCACCTTTTCCCGAATGCGAAACTGCATATGCAGGCGGCAGAAATGGCCTATGCCACCGGCCCCTGCATGTGTCATGACACCTTGCGCATGCCCTTCACGGCGGATCATATCTGCGAAGCGGTCAAGCGCCTCTATGCGGGCAAGGTAATCTTTTACGAGGGCGACGCAGAAGTAGCGGATGGCGTGAGCGTCCATTGCATCGGCGGGCACAGCCGTGGCCTGCAGGCGGTCCGCGTCCGGACGCAAGCGGGTTGGCTCGTGCTGGCATCGGACGCCGCGCATTATTATGAGAACGTTTTTGCCCGCAAACCCTTCCCGATTGTAGTTGATCTGCAAAACATGCTGGATGGCTTTGCGACCCTTGAAAGGCTGGCCTCCAGCCCGGATTTGATCATACCCGGTCACGACCCGCTGGTGGCCGCGCTTTTCCCGCAGGGCGCTGCAGCGCATATACGGCGCCTGGATCAAGGTCCGACGTCCCCAGTCCCACGATAG
- the otnK gene encoding 3-oxo-tetronate kinase, with amino-acid sequence MNTILGCIADDFTGATDLAGLLARSGMPVSLRIGVPQEPPTDTAPFEVIALKCRTAPVDAAVAECLAALEWLRSSGATRFFWKYCSTFDSTSEGNIGPVAEALMVALNADQTIYCPAFPENGRSIFMGNLFVGQHPLSESPMKDHPLTPMRDSNLMRLLKPQVTRPVGLIDRLTVARGTDAVRVAMQDHASKDTAHIVVDAVANEDLSVIAEACRDMPLLTGGSALAMPLPALYLRDGLIEADTVIRQKPDVVADGIVLSGSCSAMTQTQVAKYLTKAPGFRLNPLELAEEGPEKALEWLQNQALNAMPLIYATAEPADVLAAQAKLGVARAGEIVEDALAQLAVLARDRGARRFVVAGGETSGAVTKALGVSQLDIGSEIAPGVPWTYCESAGKHIALTLKSGNFGDADFFAKAIEVLDAS; translated from the coding sequence ATGAATACTATCCTTGGCTGTATTGCTGATGACTTTACCGGGGCCACTGATCTTGCAGGGTTGCTCGCGCGTTCCGGTATGCCCGTATCTTTGCGCATTGGTGTACCACAGGAACCGCCCACCGATACGGCTCCGTTTGAGGTCATCGCACTCAAATGCCGGACCGCGCCGGTGGATGCGGCGGTGGCCGAATGCCTCGCTGCTTTGGAGTGGCTGCGCAGTTCCGGTGCCACACGCTTTTTCTGGAAGTATTGTTCGACTTTCGACAGTACCTCTGAAGGCAACATCGGTCCGGTTGCAGAGGCGCTGATGGTGGCCCTGAACGCGGATCAGACGATCTATTGCCCGGCCTTTCCGGAAAATGGGCGCTCAATTTTCATGGGGAACCTGTTTGTCGGGCAACACCCCCTGTCCGAAAGCCCGATGAAGGATCACCCCCTTACGCCTATGCGGGACAGCAACCTGATGCGCCTGCTGAAACCACAGGTGACGCGCCCCGTTGGATTGATCGACCGTCTGACCGTTGCACGCGGCACGGACGCTGTGCGGGTCGCAATGCAGGATCACGCAAGCAAAGATACCGCTCATATCGTTGTCGACGCGGTCGCAAATGAGGATCTGTCGGTGATTGCCGAGGCGTGCCGGGATATGCCGCTCTTGACCGGGGGGAGTGCGCTCGCCATGCCGCTGCCAGCGCTGTATCTACGCGACGGGCTTATAGAAGCAGACACAGTCATTCGCCAAAAACCTGACGTGGTCGCTGATGGCATCGTTCTATCGGGTAGCTGTTCAGCAATGACGCAAACGCAGGTCGCAAAGTACCTTACGAAAGCACCCGGCTTTCGACTTAACCCGCTGGAACTGGCCGAAGAGGGTCCAGAAAAGGCGCTCGAATGGCTTCAGAACCAAGCGCTAAACGCGATGCCGCTGATCTACGCCACGGCTGAACCCGCCGACGTTCTGGCAGCGCAAGCGAAACTGGGTGTCGCCCGGGCCGGTGAAATTGTGGAAGACGCGCTGGCACAGCTGGCCGTTCTTGCGCGGGATCGCGGCGCCAGACGGTTTGTCGTGGCGGGGGGCGAGACATCAGGCGCGGTGACCAAGGCGCTTGGGGTGTCTCAGCTTGATATCGGTTCTGAAATTGCGCCCGGTGTGCCTTGGACGTATTGCGAAAGCGCAGGCAAACACATCGCGCTGACGCTCAAATCAGGTAATTTTGGCGATGCAGATTTCTTTGCCAAAGCGATTGAGGTGCTGGACGCGTCATGA
- a CDS encoding hydroxypyruvate isomerase family protein, which produces MQFSANLGFLWTDRPLPEAIHAAKAAGFDAVECHWPYAEAAQDVVAALKTTGLPMLGLNTLRGNLDAGENGLSALPGREVEARAAIDQAISYAQAIGAQNVHVMAGFAQGVIAENCFVEALEYACEQAGPHGINILIEPLNHYDAPGYFLSTTTHAQEIITRVSASNLKLMFDCYHVQLMEGDLSNRLARLMPVIGHIQFARVPDRGPPIGGEVNYPHIFGVIEGLGWNKPLGAEYKSTQPTDDTLAWMPDLPD; this is translated from the coding sequence ATGCAGTTTTCTGCGAACTTGGGCTTTCTTTGGACCGACCGTCCTCTGCCGGAGGCGATACATGCCGCAAAGGCAGCGGGCTTTGATGCGGTTGAATGCCATTGGCCCTACGCAGAAGCTGCACAAGACGTCGTTGCAGCACTGAAAACGACCGGTCTGCCCATGCTCGGGCTCAATACGCTGCGCGGAAATCTGGATGCGGGCGAAAACGGATTATCCGCCTTGCCCGGTCGAGAGGTGGAAGCACGCGCCGCCATTGATCAGGCGATCAGCTATGCGCAGGCGATCGGGGCGCAAAACGTGCATGTGATGGCGGGCTTTGCACAGGGTGTCATCGCTGAAAACTGCTTTGTGGAGGCGTTGGAATACGCCTGTGAACAAGCGGGACCGCATGGCATCAATATTTTAATTGAACCGTTAAACCACTATGATGCGCCGGGGTATTTCCTGAGCACGACAACGCATGCGCAAGAGATTATCACCCGAGTTAGTGCATCAAACCTGAAGTTGATGTTTGACTGTTATCATGTCCAGCTGATGGAGGGCGATCTGAGTAACAGACTTGCGCGCCTGATGCCGGTGATCGGGCATATCCAGTTCGCGCGTGTGCCGGATCGGGGTCCGCCCATTGGGGGCGAAGTCAACTACCCGCATATCTTTGGCGTGATCGAAGGGTTGGGGTGGAACAAACCCCTCGGGGCTGAGTATAAGTCAACGCAGCCAACGGATGATACGCTGGCGTGGATGCCGGACTTGCCAGACTGA
- a CDS encoding urease subunit gamma, with product MQLTPREKDKLLISMAAEVARKRLARGVKLNHPEAIALITDAVVEGARDGRSVADMMEAGAQVINRDQCMEGVPEMIHDVQVEATFPDGTKLVTVHNPIR from the coding sequence ATGCAACTCACCCCACGGGAAAAAGACAAGTTACTTATCTCAATGGCCGCCGAAGTTGCCCGCAAAAGGCTCGCGCGCGGGGTCAAGCTGAATCACCCTGAGGCGATTGCACTGATCACCGATGCAGTTGTTGAAGGTGCACGCGACGGGCGGTCCGTTGCCGATATGATGGAAGCAGGCGCGCAGGTGATCAATCGCGACCAGTGCATGGAGGGGGTGCCCGAGATGATCCACGATGTGCAGGTCGAGGCGACCTTTCCCGATGGCACCAAGCTTGTCACAGTCCACAACCCGATCCGCTAG